The DNA sequence CTGTCAACTTCCACAGTAAGTACGCCGGAGTTACCTTCTAATTTTTCCCATTTTGCAGTCATGTATACTTTCCCTCCAACATTTTAAAGAAATATTACTGATAATCTGACAAATTAAACAACCCTTTTATTATATACTACTAAACAGAACGATTTCAATCATTTTCATTGTTATGTATGTTTACTATTTAAATCGAATATATTGAGCTCTATTTTTTTCATATGTTCTACAGCTTGATAAACGTCCTGTTCTCTAACTCGATAGCTACTAACTACATCTTTCACCTCCTGCTGTCCACCCATTAATTCTAGCCCAAGAACATGGAGTGCTGCTGCCCATAAATTCCCTATAGGTGGTGACGGTGACTTCGGATAAAGTGCAAATAAGTAGTGCCACCACATTTGTTGTACCATCTCAAATAAGGAAGGACTTTCTTGACCCAAGTTTTTCTCAAGCTCTTTTAAAACGAGTGTTCCGAATTCTTCTTGAAAAACATCTTCTAATTCTTCTATGTTTACAATAAAAGTTTCACCAAATTTATGTACTTCAATCGAATCTTGTATGTTTAATTCCTTTAGCATTTGTAATAAGTAGCTTTTAAGTACCGGATTGTTTTGCTCCCCTTTTAAGAAAGTTCTATAAGCATGCTGGACAACTTCCGAATCCATTTGACTTAGCTTTTGCAAAGCCCCCCACTGCTGCTCAGGTTCGCCTTGTTCTAATAAGTATAACCAATCAGAAACATCTTTTTTTGTTATGTCTTCAATATTTTCGTCATGGATTTCTTCATTTAAACTTTCAACTGGTGGTGAGATCATTTGCCTTGAGAATTCTAATAGCTGATAAAACGATTCTGCCATTTTGGGAGGTAGTTTTTCTTCCGACATAACTCCTTCCAATAAGCTTTCCACCTTTTGATAATCTCCGAGTTGGACTAACAATGACACATACACTTGCAGTACTTCATAATATTGTCCAATTCCTTCATGGAGCATTGATTCACAATGATCTTTCGCTTCATCTAGTCTTTCTAACTCAATGTTTGTAATGACTAAGCCATATCTCGCCTGTGGATGTTCAGACTCAAGTTCTGTTGATTGTTCAAAATACTTTAAAGCATCATAATATTTTTTTTCTTTCAATGATGCCATCCCTTTTTCAACAAGCCTAGTCACAAGACCAGGAAAAAGGATAACATTATTCTCATGACTATCGACTTGTTTCCCCATAGTATTACCACCTTTGTCCTCATTTCAAGGTCTAATTAGATGAACAGATAAAACTTAGTTTTTTGAATTCAATTTAACAAAACGAAACATTCGAGGCATAATTTAATTATTTATTACTTTTATTCAGTTTACCAATTCAAATAATGAAAAACAAATAGTTATCTCTGAAATAGACAGGTAATATGATCTCCCGAAGAGTATGTCCTTTTGAAAGAAGATAAAAATTAAAATTACTAAGTTTTTAATGATAAGTATTTGTTAATGATGTTAGTACACATCTGAAGGGGTGATGTACATATGACAACTTTTTTCTTATTAGCATCATTCATTTACGCAATTGCTAGAAAAAAAATAACATTAACACCTGTAAAAAAGGAAGTACCACCATTATCAAAGAGCACACGTGCTATTTATGATTATATTACAGGAAAGGGATACTATGTCAGTTGTTCATTGAAGTATGGTTTATTAACAATCCCTTTATGTTTAAGACCATTCAAGATAGCCTTATTAAAAAGAAGTACTTTTTCAAAAATAAAAAAGTGGTATTTATCCTTATTAGGTTGGAAGGTGTTTGTTGTTGCATTTGAAGATTATGAAAAAGATGAGGAATTAAAAAGATTATTACAAATAGTAGAAAGGAGAAAAAGTTTCTTTAAAAGTGACCATTATAAACAAACCCCGTAAATTTCCTTTGCATAGCGGGTAGTTATAAAGAGCTGGCTGTCCCAAAAGCTATTATATTTTCTAACAATGCTCGATTCGCCGCGTGCCTACTATAAGAAATCCACTTATAATGGGCTTTAAGAGATTGCGGCGGCACCGCACATTGCATAGAGGATGACTCATAAGGCAAAATTCGACTTTTGAGTCATCCTCTTGAATTTTCCAGACATCATTCAGAAGGTCTATTAGGACCGTCTAACTTTTTGTCACCATAACCAGGTGCATTTTCTCGCTCTGTACGCTTGTTTGATTGGCGTCCTCTTTCGATAGCTTTATTTTTCGTATTTTTTTCATGCATGTCTGCCATTCTAAACCCTCCATTTTATGTAGATCAAATTTGATTACGTTTTTACTATTCCATAGGAATTAAAAAATATGTACATCTTTCATATGAAATGATTAGTACTAAACACACTACTCTTGCTCTATTTGTTCTTAAAAATTCTGACACCGGAAGATTTTTCTTATATATCTATATGCTTTGAATTATTCTATCGGTACTTACTCTTCTTCATGTCTTTCCTATCTGCTCTGAGAAGCGTGCTATCGGCACTTGATCTACTTTCGTTCTCTACTATCTGTTCTGAGAAATGTGAACGGTATTAAGATTTCAACAAAAAAAAGAAAGCAATAATACCACTTCTTTGTGAAGAAGTGGTATTAACTAATTTACTAAGAAATAAAACTTTTCTTTTATTAACATTTTAAGTACTACTATAAGTTTTCAAAACAACAATTAATCTGCAGTATTATCCTTAATTATTATCATTTAGAATTTCACTAATTATCTCCGCTAAGTATTCAGCAGACTGCTTAACTTCCTCTAACGTGTTATATACGCCACCAATATCAATAAGGATAGATTTATCATGTAAATCTTGATTATAATTGCGATCAGTAGAAGCTAGTAAAAGGACTCCTCTTGATAGTTCAGGATAACGTTCCTCAAGAAGTTCATGGAGTTGTTTAGCAAACTCTGCATTTTTTTCATAGTTGAAATGATTTTCACTAACTATAAAACCTATTTTTGCAACTTCCTCATCATTAATTGTGGTAGTTGTTATATTACGTGGGAGACTATCACGATGAATATCTAATAACATTTTTATACTGTGATGATTATTTAAAACAGTGTTTATATTTTCCCTAGCTACATTATAGGATTCAGTATATTCAAGATTTTGTTCTTCAAGCATTTTCGTGTAATCTGTATCATCCCATAATACTGGAATACCTTTACTTTCTAATGTTTCCCCTAAATGTTTTCCTAATAAAGTAACATTAACTGTTTTATCATAAGCTGTGGCAAGGGCGTTATCATCCTTCCAATCTAATTCTGGAAAAAACGATTCGTGTGTGTGGGTATGGTAAATATACACTAATGGCTCTTCAGTATTTGTTAACGTCTGTTGTTCTTCAAATACATTGTCACTACTTATAACTAATAAAAAGAAAACAATACTAGCAACTATCGTCACTATACCAGGTACAAGTAATTTGTTTTTGTTTTTTCGTGTAAAGCGGTGAACTAGGTTTTCTTCTAACTCTTTTTCAAAACCTTTTCGAATTAAAATAGAATCTTTATTTCTTCTTAAACTATCTATTATATCTTTATCATCTTTACTTCCCATTATTAAGCCACCCTTCTCCTTTAGAATCTCCTTCTGTAACCATCTTTTGTCTAAGTAGCTTCAGTGCCCTATGATAAGAAACTTTAATATTTGTTTCTGAACAATTTAAGATTGTAGCGGTTTCTTTTATGGAAAACTCATTTATCCCTCTAAGAATAACGATCATTCTATAACTAGGTTTTAATTCCTGTAAATAGTTATAGACCTTTGATATAGATTCCTTATGTTCCACAATCTCTTCTGTAGATTTGTTATTTGATGGAACAAAATTTAAGAATAAATCCCCTAAAATCATTCTCCTTTTTATTTTACGATAATGGTCAACCGCAACATTTCTCGCAATAGAAAATATAAATGTTTTTAATTCTGATTCTCCTTTAAACTTAGAAATAGATTTAAATAACCTAATAAAAACTTCTTGAGTTAAATCTTCGGCTTCATCATGATTATTTGTAAATGAAACAATAAAATGGTAAACCTCTTTAAAATATTGCCGATAGATTAGACGAATTTCTTCCTCTGTATTTATTTGTTCGTTCAAATTTTCCCCTCCCTTAAATTCAATTTCTAATTAGTCGTACCAGCTAGGAAAAGGTTACAATGTTTTTTTACATTTAACTGATATTAATTAACACTACACTCTCAATCAATACCCATTTTTTATATTAATACAAAATTATCAATACTCTTATTGTAATTGTATATTAGGTTCGGACGCTATATAAGGACAAGCTGTAGCTGAGGATGTACTCTCACAATATGCTAATAATTCATTTACAATTTAACTGTAAATTACCCCCTACTAACTAAATAAAGCTAAAGACACTCACCGTGATAAGTGAGTGCCTACATAATCTCTTATTTACTTTTCCACTTTCCATATCTCTCTATATAATGTAGCTTTAAAAACTTGTGTCATTCCTCTATTTCCTTTACTGTGAAGTGTTCAGTGTCATATAGCTTCAAAGCCTTCTCAATTTCCTTTTAGGTCTTCCACCACTTCTCCCTCTTGCCCTATATTGTTTTCCAAAACTTAACTTCAATCCACCAATTATCAAAGCAAAGTGATAAGAAGGCTTTTAAACATTTTAATCGTGTAAGTTTAGTTTGGTTACTTCCATTCACGCTATATTTTTTCTGAATTAATATCAGATACATAAGCAATTTGTATTAGTATTATAAAATGTTTTACATGATGTATAATCATTTATAGTTCGACTTCTATTCCCACTCACTTTCATTTGCCTAGTAATAACTTCTAAAGCCTTTGGAATAGTAATTGAATCATTTAATACTTTTTGTAAGATTCCGCCTTCAGTGGCAACGTTATAGCGTGGAGCGGGTATTTCTCCAATTATCTTTCTTATGTCCACATCAACATCTAAAATACCTTTTCTTTTCGTCATACAAAAAACCTCCTATACCGAAAGTGTATAAGTCGA is a window from the Evansella cellulosilytica DSM 2522 genome containing:
- a CDS encoding tetratricopeptide repeat protein, which codes for MGKQVDSHENNVILFPGLVTRLVEKGMASLKEKKYYDALKYFEQSTELESEHPQARYGLVITNIELERLDEAKDHCESMLHEGIGQYYEVLQVYVSLLVQLGDYQKVESLLEGVMSEEKLPPKMAESFYQLLEFSRQMISPPVESLNEEIHDENIEDITKKDVSDWLYLLEQGEPEQQWGALQKLSQMDSEVVQHAYRTFLKGEQNNPVLKSYLLQMLKELNIQDSIEVHKFGETFIVNIEELEDVFQEEFGTLVLKELEKNLGQESPSLFEMVQQMWWHYLFALYPKSPSPPIGNLWAAALHVLGLELMGGQQEVKDVVSSYRVREQDVYQAVEHMKKIELNIFDLNSKHT
- the spoIIP gene encoding stage II sporulation protein P, with the translated sequence MGSKDDKDIIDSLRRNKDSILIRKGFEKELEENLVHRFTRKNKNKLLVPGIVTIVASIVFFLLVISSDNVFEEQQTLTNTEEPLVYIYHTHTHESFFPELDWKDDNALATAYDKTVNVTLLGKHLGETLESKGIPVLWDDTDYTKMLEEQNLEYTESYNVARENINTVLNNHHSIKMLLDIHRDSLPRNITTTTINDEEVAKIGFIVSENHFNYEKNAEFAKQLHELLEERYPELSRGVLLLASTDRNYNQDLHDKSILIDIGGVYNTLEEVKQSAEYLAEIISEILNDNN
- a CDS encoding RNA polymerase sigma factor produces the protein MNEQINTEEEIRLIYRQYFKEVYHFIVSFTNNHDEAEDLTQEVFIRLFKSISKFKGESELKTFIFSIARNVAVDHYRKIKRRMILGDLFLNFVPSNNKSTEEIVEHKESISKVYNYLQELKPSYRMIVILRGINEFSIKETATILNCSETNIKVSYHRALKLLRQKMVTEGDSKGEGWLNNGK